From the Prunus dulcis chromosome 4, ALMONDv2, whole genome shotgun sequence genome, one window contains:
- the LOC117625334 gene encoding uncharacterized protein LOC117625334, which translates to MCLLFPSTLSGAALNWFYRLNPRTINSFDSLKQTLLDHFMIQIDHLYSADDLHMLRQGEDEPLRELPSTPRPSISTPSVAQPISHESPSTTLHRPQASASTPTKSNHYSPAPDSQGGQNPKRKDGYSRGFSERGRHSNHHPSSGGNLPKTHDRAQLPFEPKPRFEVFTTLNTTYKSVLVNEALIIPKPPPRRPTNKPIPNTGIFCRFHQFNGHNTESCIALRNIIEGLICKGKLDKYVHNPPPSPNPYQSQINMISTISDGPTLVGTSNNSLKRYVRSSYAHQVFSTEHRRMPNASRSGPSPITFSEEEERGIIYPHDDPLIIQADISNFDVGRIVVDTGSSVSVMLAEAFNELQVPNHLLDRSITPL; encoded by the exons ATGTGCCTTCTTTTCCCTTCTACCCTCAGTGGCGCTGCTCTAAACTGGTTTTATCGGCTGAACCCCCGCACGATCAACTCATTTGATAGCCTGAAGCAGACATTACTAGACCATTTTATGATCCAGATTGATCATCTATATTCTGCGGATGACTTGCACATGCTTCGACAGGGTGAAGACGAGCCCCTCCGAGA GCTGCCATCCACGCCAAGGCCGAGTATTTCAACTCCAAGTGTGGCCCAGCCAATCAGTCACGAATCACCTTCGACGACCCTCCACAGGCCCCAGGCCTCAGCCTCCACTCCCACCAAATCGAACCATTATTCCCCTGCTCCTGACTCTCAGGGTGGCCAGAACCCCAAGAGAAAGGATGGTTACTCACGTGGCTTCAGCGAGCGCGGCCGACACTCCAATCATCACCCCTCCAGCGGCGGTAACCTCCCGAAGACACACGATCGTGCCCAGCTACCCTTTGAGCCTAAGCCTCGGTTCGAGGTCTTTACCACACTAAACACCACCTATAAGAGTGTGTTGGTCAATGAGGCACTGATCATACCTAAGCCTCCTCCCCGACGACCCACCAACAAACCTATCCCAAACACTGGCATCTTCTGCCGCTTTCACCAATTCAATGGCCATAATACAGAATCTTGTATCGCTTTGCGCAACATTATTGAAGGGCTCATCTGCAAGGGGAAATTAGATAAGTACGTCCACAATCCTCCACCTTCCCCAAACCCCTACCAGAGCCAGATCAACATGATCTCTACCATCAGCGATGGCCCTACCCTGGTAGGAACTTCCAACAACTCCCTCAAACGTTATGTCCGATCTTCCTATGCTCATCAGGTTTTCAGCACTGAGCACAGGCGCATGCCGAATGCCTCTAGAAGTGGCCCGTCCCCTATCACCTTcagcgaagaagaagagcGTGGCATCATATACCCCCATGACGACCCACTAATCATTCAGGCAGACATCTCTAATTTCGATGTCGGGCGCATCGTGGTTGACACCGGTAGCTCAGTCAGTGTCATGTTAGCCGAGGCATTCAACGAACTCCAGGTCCCTAACCATCTGTTGGATCGCAGTATCACCCCCTTATAA